A region of Flavobacterium album DNA encodes the following proteins:
- a CDS encoding helix-turn-helix transcriptional regulator, translating to MATNKLALLRYKTIDECLKNRFRKWTLEDLIEKVSDALYEYEGIATGVSRRTIQADIQVMRSDKLGYNAPIIIADRKFYTYEDPAYSITNSPINDADMAKMKEIVSILKQLNGFSYFDEMSELIAKLENNVNKTEKKTQDYIQFEDNKHLKGIEHISPLYQAILNKTALLIEYQSFRAHQPSKEIYYPYLLKEYRNRWFLITRMKKYTHLYTLALDRIVEFHPLTKEAYVDHYGVDWNRYFSDTLGVTKSERDRGQRVILHFDCANAPYVRTKPLHHSQQVLSDNEDGLIIRIDVVLNFELEKEILGFGECVKVLAPRNLKEKIRKRLTKAHAQYVEREQEIKAAKEGTK from the coding sequence ATGGCTACCAATAAGCTTGCCCTGCTGCGTTACAAAACGATAGACGAATGCCTGAAAAACCGTTTCAGGAAATGGACGCTGGAAGACCTCATCGAAAAAGTGTCGGATGCGCTGTATGAATATGAAGGCATTGCCACGGGTGTGAGCCGCCGCACTATACAGGCCGACATACAGGTGATGCGCAGCGACAAGCTCGGCTATAATGCCCCGATAATCATTGCGGACAGGAAATTCTATACTTACGAAGACCCTGCTTATAGCATTACCAACTCCCCCATCAACGATGCTGATATGGCCAAGATGAAGGAGATCGTGAGCATCCTGAAGCAGCTGAACGGCTTCAGCTATTTTGATGAGATGAGCGAGCTTATCGCCAAGCTGGAAAATAATGTAAACAAGACCGAAAAGAAAACACAGGACTACATACAGTTTGAGGACAACAAGCACCTGAAGGGCATAGAGCATATCAGCCCGCTGTACCAGGCGATACTGAACAAGACGGCATTGCTTATAGAGTACCAGTCCTTCCGGGCACACCAGCCCAGCAAGGAGATCTACTACCCTTACCTGCTGAAGGAATACCGCAACCGCTGGTTTCTGATCACGCGTATGAAGAAGTATACCCACCTCTATACCCTGGCGCTTGACAGGATCGTGGAATTCCATCCGCTAACGAAAGAAGCCTATGTGGACCATTACGGCGTGGACTGGAACCGCTATTTCAGCGATACGCTGGGCGTAACCAAATCGGAACGCGACCGGGGCCAAAGGGTGATCCTGCATTTTGACTGTGCCAATGCGCCCTATGTACGCACCAAGCCTTTGCACCATTCGCAACAGGTGTTATCAGATAACGAAGATGGCCTTATCATTCGCATCGATGTGGTGCTGAACTTTGAGCTGGAAAAAGAAATTTTGGGTTTCGGCGAATGCGTAAAAGTGCTCGCCCCGCGCAACCTTAAAGAAAAGATACGTAAAAGGCTGACTAAGGCCCACGCACAGTATGTGGAACGCGAACAGGAAATAAAGGCGGCGAAAGAAGGAACGAAATAA
- a CDS encoding NYN domain-containing protein codes for MDNIKDLRLAVLIDADNVPYSNISGMLEEIAKYGTPTFKRIYSDWTRPNMNGWKNVLLENAISPIQQYSYTSGKNASDSALIIDAMDILYSGKVDGFCIVSSDSDFTRLALRLREEGMKVIGMGQKKTPEPFIKACEKFIYIEILPGAAESQKAEKKPGRPAKGAAIEKHHVEHVEAEAAETKETLSTIDNRLIRLIRNSINDLADETGWASLADLGNHMLKKQPDFDARNYGFPKMLPLIKSIDDFIVDERETGKNNIKHVFVKNNHTHF; via the coding sequence ATGGACAATATAAAAGACCTCAGGCTGGCAGTACTCATAGATGCCGATAACGTGCCTTACTCCAATATAAGTGGTATGCTTGAGGAAATAGCCAAATACGGCACCCCCACATTCAAACGCATTTACAGCGACTGGACACGGCCTAATATGAACGGCTGGAAGAATGTGCTGCTGGAAAATGCCATCAGCCCTATACAGCAATACAGTTATACGTCAGGCAAAAATGCCAGCGACAGCGCGCTTATCATTGACGCTATGGATATTTTGTATTCCGGAAAGGTAGACGGCTTTTGCATCGTATCTTCCGACAGCGACTTTACCAGGCTGGCGCTCCGCCTGCGCGAAGAAGGGATGAAGGTAATTGGCATGGGCCAGAAGAAAACACCCGAGCCTTTTATAAAAGCGTGCGAAAAGTTTATTTACATCGAAATACTTCCTGGTGCCGCTGAAAGCCAAAAGGCCGAAAAGAAACCCGGAAGGCCTGCAAAAGGTGCAGCGATAGAGAAACACCATGTGGAGCATGTTGAAGCCGAAGCCGCAGAGACAAAGGAAACATTAAGTACCATTGACAACAGGCTGATAAGGCTGATCCGCAACAGCATAAACGACCTTGCCGACGAAACCGGGTGGGCATCCCTGGCCGATCTGGGCAACCACATGCTCAAAAAGCAACCCGACTTCGATGCCCGTAACTATGGCTTCCCAAAGATGCTGCCGCTTATAAAAAGCATCGACGATTTTATTGTAGATGAAAGGGAGACCGGCAAGAACAATATAAAACACGTATTCGTAAAGAATAATCATACGCATTTTTAG